A window of the Trichoplusia ni isolate ovarian cell line Hi5 chromosome 4, tn1, whole genome shotgun sequence genome harbors these coding sequences:
- the LOC113492976 gene encoding cytochrome P450 6B5-like translates to MLIEISLIVLASSLLIFHLIGRYNESYWKKRGVKFHGKNKVLGVFGAFFSGKSAVFELFGDLYKKYKNEPVVGIGNLFTPSVFVTNPKNIQHVLQLDFNSFNHRGFESEKDTLSDSILFMTGNRWKLMRQNMTPLFTTNKLKNMYYIMDRCAQDFVVYLDNNPKAREGKFYDTLNMFCNAAVCGAIFGIGQESTFDSPFMKMSQGLSTSNWKTSLQFALLSISPKLIKLLGIRFGAEYEKFFVDAITQVTKKREEDKVQRHDFADLAANLRKKGTIRDENTGLEIEPSFTLLSAQASFFFLAGVEPNANALFNTLVVLCQHPEILQKVHQEIDEHFEKNNNNIGYDVITQLTYLDKVLSESLRMFPPVGYVTRKCIEDSVLPVGEVKIEKGTKLYTPIYQLHHDPDLYPEPEVFDPERFSKDRKPNDDIYIPFGMGNRLCIGARYSRLQIMAGLVHVLRNYEIHLEQTGKIGFKPDILNVRLDNVDIKLSRRNIKA, encoded by the coding sequence ATGTTGATTGAGATTAGTTTAATTGTGCTAGCATCAAGTTTGCTAATTTTTCACCTAATTGGAAGATACAACGAAAGTTATTGGAAAAAACGTGGAGTCAAGTTTCACGGGAAAAACAAAGTGCTTGGAGTGTTCGGTGCATTCTTTTCGGGAAAAAGTGCTGTCTTCGAACTGTTTGGCGACCTCTACAAGAAATACAAGAATGAGCCTGTTGTTGGTATAGGCAACCTTTTCACTCCGTCCGTATTTGTCACGAATCCGAAGAACATTCAACATGTCTTGCAATTGGACTTTAACTCTTTTAATCACAGAGGCTTCGAAAGTGAAAAGGATACTCTTTCGGACAGCATTCTCTTCATGACTGGCAACAGATGGAAGCTGATGCGCCAAAATATGACCCCACTATTCACAACGAACAAGCTGAAGAACATGTACTACATCATGGACAGATGCGCACAAGACTTTGTGGTTTACCTTGACAACAATCCGAAAGCAAGGGAAGGAAAGTTTTACGACACACTCAACATGTTCTGTAACGCTGCTGTTTGTGGTGCGATATTCGGGATCGGGCAAGAGTCCACGTTTGATTCACCGTTCATGAAAATGTCCCAAGGTCTCTCAACGTCAAATTGGAAAACTAGTTTGCAATTTGCGTTGCTAAGCATAAGTCCAAAATTGATTAAGCTACTTGGAATAAGATTTGGAGCAGAATATGAAAAATTCTTTGTTGATGCCATTACCCAAGTCACTAAGAAAAGAGAAGAGGACAAAGTACAACGCCATGATTTTGCCGACCTAGCCGCGAATCTGCGCAAAAAGGGAACTATCAGAGATGAAAATACGGGTTTGGAAATAGAACCGTCATTTACTCTACTATCAGCTCAAGCCTCATTTTTCTTCTTAGCAGGAGTTGAACCCAACGCGAATGCTTTATTCAATACACTTGTTGTGCTTTGTCAACACCCAGAAATCCTACAGAAAGTACATCAAGAGATCGACGAACATTTTGagaaaaacaacaacaacatcGGTTATGACGTTATTACACAACTGACATATTTGGACAAGGTGCTGAGCGAGTCCTTGAGGATGTTCCCTCCTGTGGGATATGTGACAAGAAAGTGCATCGAAGACTCAGTGCTCCCTGTCGGTGAAGTCAAAATAGAAAAGGGGACGAAATTGTACACTCCGATATACCAGTTACATCACGACCCGGACTTGTATCCTGAACCTGAAGTTTTCGACCCGGAACGATTTTCCAAGGATAGGAAACCTAATGACGACATTTACATACCTTTCGGCATGGGTAACAGGCTGTGCATCGGTGCAAGATACTCGAGGTTACAAATAATGGCCGGCTTGGTACACGTCTTACGCAACTATGAAATACATTTAGAACAAACTGGCAAAATCGGTTTTAAACCAGATATTCTCAACGTACGGCTGGATAATGTGGATATTAAGCTCAGCCGCAGGAATATCAAGgcataa